The following are encoded together in the Pleurocapsa sp. FMAR1 genome:
- a CDS encoding carbohydrate ABC transporter permease, translating to MLNKQEKLTGWLLLFPALLIMGLVFIYPIARAFYLSWFTENLGTQLQPVFAGFGNYQRMLGDGRFWQSLFNTSVFTVISVSLELILGLGIALVLNKSFFGRGIVRTISIIPWALPTAVMGLAWAWIFNDQYGVVNDILTRLGLIDTGINWLGTPALAMTALIVADVWKTTPFISIILLAGLQSISEDLYEAHRMDGASPWQSFYQITLPLLMPQILIALLFRFAQSFGIFDLVQVMTGGGPAGSTETVSIYIYSTVMRYLDFGYGAALVVVTFLLLILAVAFTSVMLKKVRA from the coding sequence ATGCTTAATAAACAAGAAAAACTAACGGGCTGGCTTTTACTGTTTCCAGCTTTACTGATAATGGGTTTGGTATTTATCTATCCCATTGCTAGAGCCTTTTATCTAAGCTGGTTTACCGAAAACTTAGGTACACAACTACAGCCAGTTTTTGCAGGTTTTGGTAATTATCAAAGAATGCTAGGGGATGGCAGATTTTGGCAAAGTTTATTTAATACCTCTGTCTTTACGGTAATCAGTGTCTCCCTAGAATTGATCTTAGGCTTGGGAATTGCCTTAGTTTTAAACAAATCTTTTTTTGGTCGCGGAATTGTCCGCACAATCTCGATCATTCCCTGGGCTTTACCTACCGCTGTCATGGGGTTAGCTTGGGCTTGGATTTTTAACGATCAATATGGGGTGGTCAACGATATACTCACCCGTTTAGGATTGATTGATACGGGAATTAACTGGCTAGGCACACCTGCTTTGGCCATGACGGCTTTAATCGTGGCTGATGTTTGGAAAACAACACCCTTTATTAGCATTATTTTATTAGCTGGACTGCAATCTATCTCCGAAGATTTGTATGAAGCTCATCGAATGGATGGGGCAAGTCCCTGGCAGAGTTTCTATCAAATAACCTTACCCCTACTGATGCCTCAGATTTTAATTGCCTTGCTGTTTAGATTTGCTCAATCTTTTGGTATTTTTGATCTAGTGCAGGTCATGACGGGCGGTGGTCCAGCAGGTTCTACGGAAACGGTTTCAATCTATATTTACTCAACGGTAATGCGCTATTTAGATTTTGGCTATGGTGCAGCTTTAGTTGTAGTAACTTTTCTCTTATTGATATTAGCTGTAGCTTTTACTTCAGTGATGTTGAAAAAAGTTCGTGCTTAA
- a CDS encoding ABC transporter substrate-binding protein: MLILRLIRKIRKNTFKFIKTYFLIVLLAGLGLTFFVILPAWTQQAVTIKTLVRADEAQQLQPLATKFNQQHSGIRFQIVEAPSDSNQVEDLYTSSFLLGNSPYDLVYMDIVWTSKFAAAGWLKDISDRLSAAEAAEYLKTDIAGGMFENRLYRLPFRSDAGMLYYRQDLLEQAGYEPPETFDELLKISQDLQKQGLANWGYVWQGKQYEGLAAMFVEILAGNGAFWVDPDTLEVGLDRPEAIASAEFLHKAIALKVSPPGVTTYAEEETRRLFENGKAVFLRNWPYVYSLALESPIAGKFNIKPMVHAPGKNSGATLGGWGLGISTSTKHPDETWEVMKFLSSEESQREFVLETGFVPSRTVLFNDLEIVAKYNYYPKLLDVVKSSALRPPIAQYAQASDILQRYLSAIITGSSTPKQAMKAAANETRNLLKR, encoded by the coding sequence ATGTTAATTCTTCGTCTGATAAGAAAAATCAGAAAAAACACCTTTAAATTTATTAAAACTTATTTTTTAATTGTTTTACTGGCTGGTTTGGGTTTAACTTTTTTCGTAATCTTACCTGCTTGGACTCAGCAAGCTGTGACGATCAAAACTTTAGTCAGAGCTGATGAAGCACAGCAGCTACAGCCTTTGGCAACTAAATTCAATCAACAGCATTCAGGTATTCGCTTTCAAATTGTCGAAGCTCCCAGTGATAGTAACCAAGTAGAAGATTTATATACATCTTCGTTTTTACTGGGTAATTCTCCTTACGATTTAGTTTATATGGATATCGTTTGGACTTCCAAATTCGCTGCTGCGGGTTGGTTGAAAGATATTAGCGATCGCCTGTCGGCTGCTGAAGCAGCAGAATATCTAAAGACAGATATTGCAGGAGGTATGTTTGAAAACAGGCTGTATCGTCTTCCTTTTCGCTCTGATGCGGGAATGCTTTATTATCGCCAAGACTTACTCGAACAAGCTGGATATGAACCGCCAGAAACCTTTGATGAACTACTAAAAATTTCTCAGGACTTACAAAAGCAGGGATTAGCCAACTGGGGGTATGTATGGCAGGGGAAGCAGTATGAAGGATTAGCTGCCATGTTTGTGGAAATATTGGCAGGGAATGGAGCTTTTTGGGTCGATCCTGACACTTTGGAAGTTGGTTTAGATCGACCAGAAGCGATCGCCTCGGCAGAATTTTTACATAAGGCGATCGCGCTAAAAGTTTCTCCTCCAGGTGTCACTACCTATGCCGAAGAGGAAACCCGCCGTTTATTTGAGAATGGCAAGGCAGTTTTTTTAAGGAATTGGCCTTACGTCTACAGCTTGGCGTTAGAGTCTCCCATTGCAGGAAAATTTAACATTAAGCCAATGGTTCATGCCCCAGGCAAAAATAGCGGTGCAACCCTTGGAGGATGGGGATTAGGTATTTCTACAAGCACCAAGCATCCAGATGAAACCTGGGAAGTAATGAAATTCCTTAGTAGTGAGGAATCACAGCGAGAATTTGTCTTAGAAACTGGCTTTGTTCCCAGTCGCACAGTTTTATTTAATGACCTTGAAATTGTGGCTAAATACAATTATTATCCCAAGCTACTAGATGTTGTTAAAAGTTCTGCCTTACGCCCGCCTATTGCTCAGTATGCTCAAGCTTCAGATATTCTTCAGCGTTATCTTAGTGCAATCATAACAGGCAGTTCGACTCCTAAACAAGCTATGAAAGCTGCTGCCAATGAAACCCGCAACTTATTAAAAAGATGA
- a CDS encoding Mini-ribonuclease 3 → MGDSTTTSQLNQIECLSPIALAYIGDAVFELYVRTKFLMPPKRMTDYHGQVVTQVRAESQAIHLSNLLPCLTDGEKEILRRGRNACVTKPRRLSRHIYQQASSLETLIGYLHLTNPQRLQELLAKLDFAFLDGGE, encoded by the coding sequence ATGGGAGATTCGACCACGACAAGTCAATTAAATCAAATTGAATGCTTGTCGCCGATCGCTCTAGCGTATATAGGAGATGCTGTATTTGAACTATATGTTCGCACCAAATTCTTAATGCCCCCGAAACGTATGACTGATTATCATGGTCAAGTCGTCACCCAAGTAAGAGCCGAAAGTCAGGCGATACATTTATCTAATTTATTGCCTTGCTTAACTGATGGGGAAAAAGAAATTTTACGCCGAGGACGCAACGCTTGTGTAACTAAGCCTCGTCGTCTATCTCGTCACATTTACCAGCAAGCAAGCAGCTTGGAAACATTAATTGGTTATCTTCATTTAACTAATCCTCAGCGTTTACAAGAATTGTTGGCTAAATTGGATTTTGCTTTCCTTGACGGTGGAGAATAG
- the rlmB gene encoding 23S rRNA (guanosine(2251)-2'-O)-methyltransferase RlmB, translating to MKPKSSPPRKKIQSKINSDGNNTPETFTQPAEEIDLTYGRHPVLAALKSDRQINRIWLTDKLLAHGQFYPLVKEAKANGTIIDEVDSRRLAQLTQGGNHQGIAAQVAPYSYWDLSVLIDHAKKTSDPVIVIADSIEDPHNLGAIIRTAEALGVQGIVIPQRRAAGVTSTVMKVAAGALENMAIARVVNLNQAIIKLKDAGFWIYGTTADTDTMLHQTNFSGSVGLVIGSEGQGLSQSTEKNCDQLVAIPLVGKTPSLNASVAAAIALYEVFRQRQ from the coding sequence ATGAAACCCAAATCGTCTCCGCCAAGGAAAAAAATTCAATCAAAAATTAACTCTGATGGTAATAATACTCCTGAAACTTTTACTCAACCAGCAGAAGAAATTGATTTAACCTATGGTCGTCATCCAGTTTTGGCTGCTTTAAAAAGCGATCGCCAGATTAATCGAATTTGGCTTACGGATAAACTACTTGCTCACGGACAGTTCTATCCCTTAGTTAAAGAGGCTAAAGCCAACGGCACAATTATTGATGAGGTAGATTCCCGTCGTTTAGCTCAACTAACCCAAGGAGGCAATCATCAGGGCATTGCAGCCCAGGTTGCTCCCTATTCTTATTGGGATTTGTCCGTTCTAATTGACCATGCTAAAAAAACTTCTGACCCTGTAATTGTAATTGCCGATAGTATCGAAGATCCTCATAACTTAGGAGCAATTATCCGTACTGCCGAAGCGTTAGGAGTTCAGGGAATAGTTATTCCCCAACGACGCGCAGCAGGAGTTACTTCAACGGTAATGAAGGTGGCAGCAGGGGCATTAGAAAATATGGCGATCGCCAGAGTAGTAAACTTAAACCAAGCAATTATCAAGCTTAAAGATGCTGGCTTTTGGATCTATGGCACAACAGCCGATACAGATACGATGCTGCACCAGACCAACTTTAGTGGCTCAGTGGGTTTAGTTATCGGCTCAGAAGGTCAAGGCTTGAGTCAGTCAACCGAGAAAAACTGCGATCAGTTAGTAGCTATTCCTTTAGTTGGTAAAACACCTAGTCTTAATGCTTCTGTGGCAGCAGCGATCGCTCTTTACGAAGTATTTAGACAGAGGCAATAA
- a CDS encoding STAS domain-containing protein codes for MPEQLNLTVSLRGSREVRENYQIFRLTGLLDAFSEPAFRKVIGNCIDEGPKNLILVLAQIDFIDSSGLGALVQLVKKAQTIGGSLQVVTNPRVTQTVKLVRLEKFLSLQPSVEVALESLKK; via the coding sequence ATTCCTGAGCAGCTAAACCTGACTGTAAGCTTAAGAGGCTCCCGCGAAGTCAGGGAAAACTATCAAATATTTCGTCTAACTGGGTTACTCGATGCCTTTTCAGAACCAGCATTCCGTAAGGTTATTGGTAACTGTATAGACGAGGGACCAAAAAACCTAATTTTGGTTCTTGCACAAATTGATTTTATCGATAGTTCTGGTCTGGGAGCTTTGGTGCAGCTCGTGAAAAAGGCGCAGACAATAGGAGGTAGTTTACAGGTTGTTACTAACCCTAGGGTTACACAAACCGTTAAGCTAGTTCGTTTAGAGAAATTTCTTTCTCTCCAGCCTTCTGTAGAAGTAGCCCTAGAAAGCCTAAAAAAATAA
- a CDS encoding helix-turn-helix domain-containing protein: protein MDINTNFELSSVDLDNEFESYESPFHVTETPVEASKMVAKTRITAFLRDIIERAEWTQTEAARRLQVDQSRVSHLMTGKIDMFTIDSLMTMLDLLSVPFSIVNLEDGSIRFEFKAPELA, encoded by the coding sequence ATGGACATAAACACAAATTTTGAATTATCAAGTGTAGATCTTGATAACGAGTTTGAATCATATGAAAGTCCTTTTCATGTCACAGAAACACCTGTAGAAGCCAGTAAAATGGTAGCTAAAACTAGAATAACTGCGTTTCTTAGAGACATAATTGAAAGAGCCGAGTGGACACAAACCGAAGCAGCTAGAAGATTACAGGTAGATCAGTCTAGAGTTTCTCATTTAATGACAGGTAAAATTGATATGTTCACTATAGATTCTTTGATGACAATGCTCGATCTTCTAAGCGTTCCGTTTAGTATTGTCAATTTAGAAGACGGCAGCATAAGATTTGAATTTAAAGCCCCTGAGCTTGCGTAA
- a CDS encoding type II toxin-antitoxin system RelE/ParE family toxin: MMPEKKFRFASDAAGREYKKLPANIQKDFGSSLNLVQNNIKPFLPITQLSSIGAGVFELKIQGSPAYRCVYIAKYANTVFVLHSFVKTTNKTDQQAINTATKRYKELMAKLSAIANRNKSGK, translated from the coding sequence ATGATGCCAGAAAAAAAATTTCGTTTTGCTAGCGATGCAGCAGGAAGAGAATACAAAAAATTACCAGCGAATATTCAAAAAGACTTTGGTAGTAGTTTAAATCTAGTCCAGAACAACATAAAACCTTTTCTACCTATAACTCAATTAAGCAGTATCGGCGCAGGAGTCTTCGAGCTAAAAATACAGGGGAGTCCAGCCTATAGATGCGTATACATAGCAAAATACGCAAATACTGTTTTTGTCTTACATTCATTTGTTAAGACAACTAATAAAACAGACCAGCAAGCAATAAACACAGCTACTAAGAGATATAAGGAATTGATGGCTAAACTAAGCGCGATTGCAAATAGAAATAAGAGTGGAAAATGA